CAACATGGATGTGACAAGCATTTTGGAACAACTGGCATTTTACCTTACTTTACCTGACTTTCACTCCCCTCACAAAGCAGCTCTTGATCACACCTAAGATCAGACTTTGTCTCAGTACTCATAAGACCCATTAAAACCTATAAGAATCCGGACAACCCATTTCTcctttaaagaaataaactaaTGATGTAACACAGAAGAACTAGACCacaaagaacaacttttttttcatgctcACTGTATATTGTTACTTTGCTGGTTAGGgtaaattacaaattaaattttggATTTGTTTTACAGTGCAAACTCAAAGTCTGCCTCATACTCGCGGTCTTCTCAAAACTTACCATAGCtgcaaaaaaacatataaaatatatcagCACATAGTTGGAACCATTGTCATCAGTTTTTAGCATAATATATGACCACCACAACCCACCCCCTAATATTGAGTTTAAATATAGCCTTTACagcccatgtgcatcagtgagccttagCCATGTCACTGGTTCACAAGTTTTTCCTTCTTTAACCACTTTTGGTGGGTCTTGATCACTGCAGACTgggaacaactgcagttttTAAGTTGTTCTGACCCACTTAAAGACTTTGGACCATTGTCAAAGTCACACAAATCCTTAAAAAGTTGCCATTTTTTCAACTTCAaggacaaaatgttcacttgtgCTTAAAATATCCCAAACCATGTTCAGGTGCCACTGTAACATGTTAATCATTATTATACTTTTACTGCTCAGTGGTCCTTAGTGGGTTTTTAATCTTTGAGGGTGGGGCTTGCTCTTAACTTACTCTCTTATAAGGATGTGTGTCTCTCTGAAGGACACAAATTGTTCATCCTTAGAGCTGGACTCTTTTAGGGAGAAGAACACTAATATTTCTTGTTCAAACTACAATTATAATTGCATAATTAACAATTATAATTGATTGAATATTGAtgcactgtaattttttttattaattagttaaaacaacagcaacataataataataataataataataatgataaaatccAAAGCACTCATATATTATGCTTGTAACCCAaagcactcgtatatattaaagtgaatttcctcataagaaataatgaaatgatGGGAAAAATGATGAAtccaaaatctaaagtaaaaattaaactatttaacctgcacttttaaacctttttaaaaaaaaaaaaggtgggttGTGTAAgggagacgagagagagaggggtgattgtgtaggacaactttcttatacatacacactaacagattccttttctttttgtgtgactttaataaggaacctacagtacagtatataatgacACTTTCTTTTGGATCCATTTAAGGATTTCACAGTGACGTTGCATTGGCATTAAAAAGATTTATCGCTCACACTGCTACAGTACCTAACTTTTCAAGAACTCTCACTATACTTGGACACACATGGTCgcaattttataataaacagggCTGTTTCTTTATCTCCTACAATGTTTTCTAATATACCAAAGAGAACactgatcaacggtgtcaaaagctgcactaaggtcGAACAACATAAGCAAAGAGACACAACCCCGATCAGTGGCCAGTAGTCggtcatttaccactttaaccagtgctgtctctgtgctatgataaggcctaaatcctgactgatacaataCATTTCATGAATgttattcctatgtagatatgagcttAACTGCTGTGCTACAACCCTTTCCATGAGCTTAGATATAAAGGAGAGTTTTGATATTGGCCTATAGTTGAATCGCTGACAGTGTCACATTCAGGTTTCTTGACTAggggtttaataactgcttgtTTAAAAGATTTAGATGCATTGCCATTGCAAGTGCTAATCTGATCCTAcatcaatatttattaaataaaaaatctgtttttttttttttgtctgatatttTTAATTTGATCATATAAAAAATCATGAAGTCCTGATTTCTATATTGTATTGGTAAGCATGTTTCTGTGGTAGTCTACAGTTTTAAATAAGAATCGAagattatttttcttatctGCTATAAGactggagagatacgttgatctaccAACAAATAAGACCTTCCCTTTTGTGATGTTTAAATTATGACACTTggttttttctctttacttaaTTAGAATGGTTACTTAGAAAAAATGGATTAAATGGTTACTTAAGATATGTTAATTAGAACCAGAACTTGTTTTTAAGAGCGGCCTGTCACAGAAACAGacttgttcccatttctttaatctacataatttaatttactatGAAGAAATAGGGTGGctcaagatttttgcacagtattgtttGACAATAGCTTATTAGAATAATGTGGTTAAACGGTATAAAACCAACAACAGAGTAGTGTAATGATTAGTTTCCAATAGCAGCATTTGTAATTGTATAGTATTTAAGCAACTGTATTTAAGTGCTGGTCTACCAGTGTTTGTAATGGTTACATCtatagtatataaataaaagaaaggttttgtctgtatatttACCTTTTATACATTGGAGGGCCAGAAACCAGTCTTAGAAAGATTTTTGCCTGAACTTAAATCTGAGCCATAAATGTagtcaaaatgttaagtagagGTTGAGTAgatgttatgagcagttttatGAGCAGATTACCTCACACTCTCCAGCGGTTTTTTGACGAATATGGCGCTGACTCCAGGACGAATATGAGGCTTACTCCAAAAAGAAGGAaagtacactatgaaaactgaactcCAAGATGAATGGATGTATGTGTATTCTTCcagcaggaagtttaaaaccagtttgtctcatatgttccaaAACTGTGGTGCTAATAAAAAGCAGGCATGTGGAATGCctctatgagataaaacactgGTTGTTGGAGCAACTGACAGCAcactgttatgcgctaaaatcttaatgttgagtaaaagtgatgttatgaacagttatgtgccaaatTTACTAATCTACtttgaacagggagtgtatttggctgacgccgaaagaagtacaacttagcgtaaacaaggcgtaatCTACTCAACCTTGatataaaattgtatttcttcGTATTAATAAGTTAAGCAGAAAGTTCTCCAGtataaaaagacagacagacatgtacgtgggcttcaacataaaataatatcactgactgcattaaagctgatcaacttatttttagcttcaacctttttaaattaaaaactaacagataattaatttttttatttgttccagTCCAATAACACTGCTGTCAACAagtgtttttctctttaaacCCATGGTGTGGAGTCTTTTAATACAATGGAAGTGATTTGCTTCAAGTtagaaaaatgttttcattattaaggcttcaataaatttatataatactGTAGTTCCTTTTTTGCTCATGTTCTTAATATTTGAAacgcaagtttttttttttccttaactgCATGGTTTTTAAGTCCCTGATGGAACATTTGTGCCAGGTAAACAGATGCTGCGGTTTATGGGGTTATCTGTCGAAGCCTTTGGATTATTATAGTTGGGGAATGTTTTAATACCACGCTTTAATACCATGTTTTCGAATAACATAACAGGATTCTGAGTTTACTGCAGTGTTTTGCTTTACTTTAAACTTGTCTGtgtgagaatgagagagagttCTGGTGTTGTGTAACTGTAATGTTGTGCACAGCTGCTctcacacgcatacacacacacagatcctaTTCACCAGCACACATCCAGATGGCTGAGAGAGGACGGCTAAAGAAGAAAAACCTCTTCTGACTATATACCGTGTGCGTATTTTCTTGTAGGTGTGACGTCTGATTAGTTAAACAACTTTGTGTTTAATTTGAAGTTGAGCTTTCTGGCTTTTTTGTTTCGGGTTTGCATAAAGCGGATTAAAGTGTAACTTTGTGTGCGGGTGGccaggctaaaaaaaaatgacagcaaTGCTATGCTCTGCTCTGTAGTCCAACCTCTAACATGACCATGGGGATCTCTGGGAGCAGAGGGAAAAAAGTGGCACCTGCATCTGTGACTGAGGGGGACCCAAGCACTCAAATGCTTAAGTGTCAAACCTCCAGCATTGGTGTTTCTCCAAAAAACACCCAGAAGGATCAACTCAGCAACAGGAAAGTCACTGTGGTTTCAGCGGATAATGAAAACCTGGAAGAGGAATTGAACCGAATTCTTGAAGCATGCAAAAACACAGAGGATCCACAGAAGGGGATTCAGAAATGTTCAGTGTACATGTGTGGAAATTACACCTTCTGTTACAACCAAAGAGACCAACGCAGCACACAAACTGAGAGCGCATGCAAAGCTGATGTTATTCTACCCAATGATCTGCTCAAGCCTGTCGGATTTGAAGACCAAATGGATATCTGTACCTTCAATATGCTAAACAAGCCCCAGAAACAGGTGATTTTAAATTTGGAACATTTTGGTCTTATTCATTAAGTACTTACTGTTTAATGAAATCACTCTTAACTTTCAACATAACGGTCAATgtcacattatattttattttcaaagggGTCCTACAGGATAAAATTgcaattatacaaataaaaaaaatatctataataTATTTTGCAAATTAGGTAACACTGTGGCTCAGTAGTCAATACTGGCCCCTCACACCTCAAATCATCCcttgtgtatggagtttgcatgtcctctgCATGCTTGTAGGGTTTCATTCAGGAACTCCGGTgacctcccacagaccaaagacatgcacagtaGGTTGATGGCCTTTTCAAGTTGTCTGtaatgtgtgaaatgtgtgcTTGTCCCAAGACACAGGTTGGCACCACATCCTGGAGTTAGCCCTCCTTGTGCGTCCACTGGggcagtataaataaataaataaataatgaataaatactttACAGAGTGGAAATGAAATTGCACTTGCCATTAATTTCAAAAGTTTCACTTAAGGTTAAGCTGTAGTAAATGGAATTACAAACTTGGAAGAATTTGAGATTTTTAACTCAAGTTCTATTCTGACTTCTGTACTGGCgttggtagctcagtggtagttGTCTCTACCGCCATACAGAAGGCCCAGGTCCAATTCTTAGCTCCTGGATAAAATGAGAAGGTTGCATCAGGAAAGGCTTTTAGTGTAAACATGTTGCCCAGTTGTGTACAGTTCAGGTGGTCTGCTGTGCCTGGTGATGAACtgaagcagccaaaagactaacaacaacactCTCAACACAACGACATTTGCACTCTCGATTGTTggtcttaaaatttaaacttttcGCAACTGttcttgaaagaaaaaaataaaagatttctgTAAGTTCCCCAAAAGGTAAAGTATATGCAAAATTTTTAAAGATAAGAATTTTTGCAtacatactaaaaaaaaaaagggtacgAAACTCCACCTATGCTTGTTGCTCaagcaaaacatttattttttgtacttttaatgTGTCTTTCATCTGGAAGTGTAGATATAGTTTTCCTTAAACTGAATATCTAGTTTATAATAAGTACTAATTTAAAGCACATTTCTGGGTAAAATATCCATATATAGCTAAGTTGCTAAAGGTCTATGTTTGCATTCATATTTTACTGACAGTACCTATTGAAAAGAATGGGAAGTATTTTGGACAGTTATTACCTTCCCCATCGTTTGCCCTAacacattcattttaaaaacta
This genomic stretch from Clarias gariepinus isolate MV-2021 ecotype Netherlands chromosome 13, CGAR_prim_01v2, whole genome shotgun sequence harbors:
- the LOC128536072 gene encoding uncharacterized protein LOC128536072 isoform X1, whose protein sequence is MTMGISGSRGKKVAPASVTEGDPSTQMLKCQTSSIGVSPKNTQKDQLSNRKVTVVSADNENLEEELNRILEACKNTEDPQKGIQKCSVYMCGNYTFCYNQRDQRSTQTESACKADVILPNDLLKPVGFEDQMDICTFNMLNKPQKQCLSPQTVMTAGKADPICTETIHVPGICDDVSLASPVSYDPLEEDLMSAIEREFG
- the LOC128536072 gene encoding uncharacterized protein LOC128536072 isoform X2, with the protein product MTMGISGSRGKKVAPASVTEGDPSTQMLKCQTSSIGVSPKNTQKDQLSNRKVTVVSADNENLEEELNRILEACKNTEDPQKGIQKCSVYMCGNYTFCYNQRDQRSTQTESACKADVILPNDLLKPVGFEDQMDICTFNMLNKPQKQTVMTAGKADPICTETIHVPGICDDVSLASPVSYDPLEEDLMSAIEREFG